One segment of Erigeron canadensis isolate Cc75 chromosome 2, C_canadensis_v1, whole genome shotgun sequence DNA contains the following:
- the LOC122587918 gene encoding uncharacterized protein LOC122587918, which translates to MSGGASSSSVREQGNVPLQCPKLTDTNYTTWALMMETILKAYGLWEVIDAKKTTNDKNEADGKKEADGKKETVIDEKTENTAKGMIFQMLPQDMLMQVAQYPTAKEVWNSIKVRYLGADLVQKVRLQTLRTKLEMLKMKPDESASKFAGKLSSIQAKFKSLGGTLKDKVLVRKLLNSVPKKFLPIVASIEQYQEIDTMQFEEAVGRITAFEERLKSQDEQEDNYQNKLLLANSNNRSYGIGRGRNFNQNKSSYGRGTSHGSIDKSKLRCYEYGDHGHFAKECTKWKDNEQEALIISEYEEPSLL; encoded by the coding sequence ATGTCAGGAGGTGCATCAAGTAGTTCAGTACGTGAACAAGGGAATGTTCCACTTCAATGTCCTAAATTGACGGATACAAATTACACAACTTGGGCACTGATGATGGAAACGATATTAAAGGCGTATGGACTTTGGGAAGTGATTGATGCAAAGAAGACAACAAATGACAAGAACGAGGCAGATGGCAAGAAAGAAGCGgatggaaagaaagaaacagtAATAGATGAGAAGACAGAAAATACAGCGAAAGGAATGATATTCCAAATGTTACCACAAGACATGTTAATGCAAGTTGCACAATACCCTACTGCAAAGGAAGTATGGAACTCAATCAAAGTTAGATATCTTGGAGCTGATTTGGTTCAGAAAGTACGTTTGCAAACTTTAAGGACTAAGTTGGAAATGCTAAAGATGAAACCGGATGAAAGTGCAAGCAAATTTGCGGGAAAGTTAAGTAGCATACAAGCAAAGTTTAAAAGCCTTGGAGGTACTCTGAAGGATAAAGTACTCGTGAGAAAACTACTTAACTCGGTACCAAAGAAGTTTCTACCCATCGTGGCGTCTATCGAACAATATCAAGAGATTGATACAATGCAATTTGAAGAAGCCGTAGGAAGAATAACAGCTTTTGAAGAACGACTCAAGAGTCAAGACGAACAAGAAGATAATTATCAAAACAAACTTCTATTGGCTAATTCGAATAATCGAAGCTATGGTATAGGACGTGGAAGAAACTTCAACCAAAACAAAAGTAGCTATGGAAGAGGTACTAGTCATGGAAGCATTGACAAAAGCAAGCTAAGGTGTTATGAATATGGTGATCATGGACATTTCGCGAAAGAATGCACGAAGTGGAAAGACAATGAGCAAGAAGCACTTATTATCTCAGAATACGAAGAACCATCATTACTGTAA